The genomic stretch TGGCGAGATCCTGCTGGAGAGCGGCCTGGAGGAGGCGGTGGGGCGTTCGGACGTCCGCCTCTACCCGATTCCCGCGCTGCAGGAAGCCAACCGCCTGGGCGAGACGCGCGCGGCCAACATGGTCATGCTGGGCGCCTGGCTCGAGCTCCACCCGGTCCTGGGCCAGGCGGCGGTGGAGGACGCGCTGGGGCGCGTCATCTCCAAGCGCCATCACGACCTGCTGCCGCTCGACCTGGAGGCCATCCGGGCCGGGGGGCGACTCCTGGCCGCCGTCCGGGCCTGAGAAACGGGAGCGCATGGCGCCGGGGCGGCACAGCCCCGGCGCTTCCGTCCTTTTCGGCCGCAAGCCGCCCGCCCGGCCCGGGAAGAATGGGGGCGGGGTGAGCGCGGAGAAATGGGCCTGCAGGCCGATGCGGGCGGGCTCCGCCTGGAGCTGGCGGACGACCGGAGCGGCCGGCTCCTCTGGGAGGAGCGGGCGCTGGAGTGCCGGCTGGAGGGTGGCGAGGTGCAGGTGCGCCTGCCCTTCGAGGTGGACCGTCCCCTCCTGGCGCGGCTGCTGCGCGAGCGCGGCTACGTGGTGGAGCCGGAAGGCCGCGACGGCGACAGCCTCGCCTGGGGACTCCAGTTCGACGTGGAGGGCTACTACCCGTACCGGCTCTCGCCGGCACGGGACGTGCCCGGTACCACCTGGCTCCGCTTCCCGCCGCCGGACTACCGTCAGGCGGGCCGCCTGCTGGCCAGCACGGAGCTGCCGGGCGAGGGCTACGAGCCGATCCTCGGGCCGGGCAGCGCGGCCGAGGTGGCGCGATGGCTGCCGGTGCTGGTGGAGGCGCGCCAGCCGTACTAGCGGGCGCCGGCGCTCCTCCCCTTTACTGCCTATAAGAAGCATTATGTCAACCAAGATCACGGGGAACCGGAGGGGCGCCCCGCTCCTGCCCCGGGCCGACGGGGCGCGACGCCCGGCGAACGTCCGCGGTCGCGGCCGGGCCCTCCGTCCTCGCGGGTGGCGCGGGCTAGCGCCCCGAGGAGGCGGCGCGCCGGGCCAGGCGCGCCTCGTGGCGGGCGGCGCCGGCGGCGAAGCGCCGCCGGTCCTCGTCGCTCAGCAGCTCCAGCGGCGGAACCGGCGTCGGGCGGCGCGCGGCGTCCAGCGCCACGTAGGTCAGGAAGGCCGTGGTGGTCAGGAGCCGCCTGCCGGTCAGCAGGTCCTCGGCCCAGACCGTCACCTCCACCTCCATGGAGGTGCGGCCGACCCAGTTGAGACGGGCCTCCAGGACGACCGCCTGGCCGACGGGCAGCGGTTGGTGGAAGACCACCTCGTCCATGCTGACCGTCACCACCTGGCGGTGGGCGTGGCGCATGGCGCAGATGCCGCCCACCTCGTCCATCAGGTAGAGCAGGCGGCCGCCGTGCATCATGCCCAGGGCGTTGGCGTCGGACGGCTCCACCATCAGCACCAGCTGGGCGCGCGAGGCCTCCGGCGGGCGCGGGCGGTCCGGCTGCCAGGACGGCTCGTCCGTCGCGCCGGCGGCGGGTTCAGCGGGGGTCATGCAAGAGCCTCCTTCCTGTGTTTCCCAGAAGCTCCAGCCAGGGACGCCAGCCGTCGGGCGGCGCCAGCCGGAAACGGAGCGGGCGCCCGTCGACGGGATGGCGGAAGGCCAGCTGCCAGGCGTGGAGCGCGACGGCCCCGGCGGGCTCGTCGGGACCGGCTATCCGCGCTCCGTAGAGCGCGTCGCCCAGGACCGGGAAGCCCGACCAGGCCAGGTGGGCGCGGATCTGGTGGGTCCGCCCGGTCTCGGGCCGGACGAGGAGGAGCGCCCAGCGCTCCGTCGCGGCGAGCGGGCGCAGACGGGTGCGCGCGGGCCGGCCGCCTGCGGCGACGAGGCGGCGCGCCCGGCCGGGCTCCCGGGCGAGCGGCGCCTCCACGCGCCGGGGCAGCGCCCCTCTCCCCTCCGGCCGCTCCACCAGGGCCAGGTAGAAGCGGTGGAGCCCGCAGGCCGAAAGGCGGTCGTGGGCCAGCCGGCTCCGCGCGAAGAGGACGAGCCCGCTGGTCGGCCGGTCCAGGCGGTGGACCGGGTGGACGCCCGCCTTCTCGCCCGTCCGCGCCAGGTGATGGGCGACCGCGTTGGCCAGCGTGCCTCCCGCCACCCCGTGCGTCGGGTGGACCACCTGTCCCGGCGGCTTGGCCACCAGCAGGAGGTGGGCGTCCTCCCAGACCACCCGGAGCGGGAGCGGCTCCGGCCGCACCCGGCTCTCCTCCTCGGGAGGAAGGAGCCGCAGGCGGTCGCCGGCGCGGAGCCGGTCGGGCCCCCGCAGGCGCTCCCACTCCCCCTCCCCGCCCTGGCGGAGGACCGAGCCGCCACGCTTGAAGGCGCGGAAGAGGCGGAGCGAGAGGCCGAGCCCGCTCCGCCAGAAGGTCTGGAGCGTGGCCCCCTCCCACTCCGCCGCCACGGTTACCGCCACCGCCCCGCCGGGGATGCTCTCCAGGGGATAGGGCGGGCAGCCTCTTCGACGGCTCAGCGCCACCACATCTCAGCGCCCATGGTAGACGGGGGTGGGAAGGCTTGCAAACGGAGGCGGGGAACGAGAGCCGGCGGGCGTCGCTGGCGGTCCGCTCCGAGATCGGCCGCCTGGAGCGGGTGATGGTCCACCGGCCGGGCGAGGAGATCGAGAACCTGACGCCCGAGCGGCTCCACGCGCTCCTTTTCGAGGACATCCCCTACCTGCCCGGCATGCAGCGCGAGCACGACGCCTTCGTCCAGGTGCTGCGGCGGCACGGCGTCGAGGTGCTCTACCTGGAGGAGCAGCTGGAAGAGGTGCTGGCGGAGGAAGAGGTGCGCCGGAGCTTCATCGCCCGCTTCCTGGAGGAGAGCGGCTACCCGCCCGACGACCCCTGGCGCGACGAGGGGCGCCTCCTGGCCGACCACCTGGCCACGCTCGCCCCGGCGGAGCTGGTCTCCGCCGCCGTCGCCGGCCTCCGCCGGAGCCGCCTGCCGGCGCCCGCCCGGCGCCGCCTGGCCGATCTGGTGGAACCGCCCACCCCTTTCGTCCTCGAGCCGATGCCCAACCTGTACTTCATGCGCGACCCGGCGGCTGTGGTCGGCCACGGGGTGCTGGTCAACCGCATGGCCAGCGAGGCCCGGCGCCGGGAGAGCCTGCTGCTGGAGTACGTGGTCCGCCACCACCCGCTCTTCGCGCGCGGCGACCCGCCGCGCTGGTACGCGCGCGACCTTCCCTATCCCGTCGAGGGCGGCGACATCCTGGTCCTCTCGCCGGAGTGCGTCGCCGTCGGCATGGGCGAGCGGACCGGCGCGCGGGCCGTCGAGCGCGTCGCCGCCGACTTCTTCGAGGCCGGCGTCGCCTCCCGCGTGCTGGCGGTGGAGCTGCCCCGCCACCGTGCCTTCATGCACCTGGACACGGTCCTGACCATGGTGGCGCCGCGCCAGTTCGCCGTCCACCAGGTGGTGGTGGAGCGCGGCCTCCGCGTCTACACCCTTCTCCCCGGGAGGGACGGGCGGCCGGAGGTGGCGGGCGTCGAGGGGGTACGGCGGGCGCTGGAGTGGGTGGTGGGCGGCGAGGTGGACCTCATCCCCACCGGCGGCGACGACCCCGTCGCCTCGGCCCGCGAGCAGTGGAACGACGGCGCCAACACGCTGGCGCTGGAGCCGGGGCACATCGTGGCCTACGAGCGGAACGAGGTCTCCAACCGCGAGCTGGAGCGGCACGGCATCCGCGTGGAGACGATCCCGGGCGGGGAGCTCTCGCGCGGGCGCGGCGGCCCGCGCTGCATGACCATGCCGCTGCGCCGGGCGGAGCCGGAGGGGTAGTCCGGAAGGAACCCGCGCGCGGCGGGGGCGACCGGTGCGCGCGGCTGCCGGCATCCCCCGCCCGCGACCGGCCTAGCGCCCCGTGCCCGGGGCAGCCGGGCCGGCCGTCGCCTGGCGGGCGGCGCCGGCGGCGGCGTTCACCCGGGCGAAGCCGCCGTAGAGGACGACGAAGCCCAGCGCCATCAGCGGCCAGAACCAGGCGGGCTGGCCGAGCCGCGCCAGCGAGCCCGCCGCGCCGAGAAGGATGGTGCCCAGCGCGATCAGCGCGTTCCCCTGGGTGAAGGCGCCGGAGGCCTGCTTCCTCGAGAGCTGCCAGGCGGAGAGCAGCGCCAGCCCCGCCACCGCCACCAGGCCGAAGGTGTTGAGCAGGATGAGCAGGACGAGGGCCGCCGGATTCCGGTCCAGGGCCAGCACCTGCGTGCCCGGCCCGCCGTCCAGGCGGGCCACCGCGGCGGCGTCGCCCGGCGTCCGGAAGAGCGCGACCGCCCCCGCCAGCGAGAGGAGGAGGACCAGCCAGAAGATCGGGCGTGACCAGCGCCCGCCGCGGTCGTGGAGGAAGAGGCTGCCCAGCCCCAGGTAGGCGGCCATGAGCATGGCGCCGAAGAGGTAGTAGATACGGAACCAGGCCAGGCTGGCGGTCCGGAGTGCCAGCAGGTAGCCCACGGCGCCGAGGAAGCCCATCGCCAGCGAGACGGTCCAGAGCAGCTGGTGGGGACGCCGCCGCTCCAGATATTGGCGGAGCGTCCCGTAGCCGAAGAGGGCGCAGACCAGCGCCACGACCAGCGGATAGACGAGGAGCACGCTTCCCCGCCCCCTTCCTTCCAGGTTGGCAGCTACGGCTATCTTAGCGCGCCGGACCGCCCCGCCGGCGGGGCACCCGCCGTGCGGCCGCCGCCTCCCCCCTGCTTCGGCTCGACGATCAGGAGGGCGCGCATGGAGCGGCAGGGCGCGCCGCAGTCGACGTCGTTCCGGATCGTGTACGTGCCGGGCCGCTCCGGCGTGAAACGGACCTCGGAGCGACCGCCCGCCGGCACGCGGGCGCGGAGGCCGAGGCCGTCGACGACGAAGCCATAGGCTCGCCGGTCATAGGCGCGGATGTCGATGCGGACCGGGGTGCCGGCGCGGACGCGGATGGTGGCCGGGTCGTAGTAGTAGGGACGGGCCGTCACCACCGTCCGCTGCTCCACGGGCAGGCTGGAGCAGGCGCTCCCCAGCAGGAGGAGAGCGGCCAGAAGGGCCGGGCGCAGGGCGCGCCCGGCCCTCCCCGGGCTGGTCCGGGCGGGTCGCCGCATCCTTCCCCACCTCCGGCTCCAGCCCTTCCCCCGCTCCGCCCGGCTTATTCCGGCGCCGGCCGGCCCGGGCTCAGCGGTCGATCTGTGCCCGCTGCAGGCGGCCGCTGTAGTCGACGTAGACCGCCTTCCACTCCGTGTAGACCTCCAGGGCGGCGCGGCCCGCCTCGCGGTGGCCGTTGCCCGTGCCGCGCGTGCCGCCGAAGGGCAGCTGGATCTCGGCGCCGATGGTGCCGGCGTTGACGTAGACGATGCCCGTCACCAGGTCGCGCATGGCCTTGAAGGCCTTGTTGACGTCGCGCGTGTAGATGCTGGAGGAGAGGCCGTACTCGACGCCGTTGTTCACCTCGACGGCCTCCTCCAGCGAGTCGACGGGAATGATGGAGAGGACGGGGCCGAAGATCTCCTCCTGGGCGATGCGGAAGCGGGGCCCCACCTGGTCGAAGAGGGTCGGTTCGTAGAAGAAGCCCTTCGCCAGCTCGCCCGTGGTCACGGGATGGCCGCCGGCTACCAGCACGGCCCCTTCCTCCTGGCCGATCCGGACGTAGCGCTCCACCTTCTCCAGCGCCCGGCGGTTGATGAGCGGGCCCACCTCCGTCTCCGGGTCGAGGCCGTCGCCCAGGCGGAGCCTGCGCGCGCCCTCCTTCAGCCGCTCGACTAGCGCGTCGTGGATGCCGCGCTGGACGATGACGCGCGAGCCGGCGGTGCAGCGCTGGCCCGTCGTCCCGTAGGCGCTCCAGAGGATGCCTTGCACGGCCAGGTCCAGGTCGGCGTCGTCCAGGACCGTGATGGCGTTCTTCCCGCCCAGCTCCAGGTGGTAGCGCTTCATCTGCTCGGCGGCGATCCGCGCCACCTGGCGCCCCACCGCGTTGGAGCCGGTGAAGGAGATCAGGTCGACGCCGGGGTGGCGCAGGAGCGCGTCGCCCACGGCCTCGCCGGAGCCGAAGACCACGTTGAGGACGCCCGGCGGCAGGCCGGCCTCCTCCAGGATGCGGGCCAGGAGGTAGCCGAGGAGCGGCGCGTCGCTGGCGGGCTTGAAGACGGCCGTGTTGCCGGCCACCAGCGCGGGCATCAGCTTCCAGGTGGCGATGGAGAAGGGGAAGTTCCAGGGGGTGATGGCGGCCACCACGCCGATGGGGTCGCGCTGGGCCATGGCGAACTTGTCCGGGCTCTCCGAGGGCACCACCTCGCCGGTCAGGCGGCGTCCCTCACCCGCCATGTAGAAGGTCATGTCGATGCCTTCCTGCACTTCGCCGCGCGACTCGGTCAGCACCTTGCCCATGTCGCGCGTCATGGCGCGTGCCAGCTCCTCCTTCCGCTCCACCATCAGCTGGGCGGCGCGGAAGAGGATCTCGGCGCGCCGCGGCGCCGGGTAGAGGCGCCAGGAGCGGTAGGCCTCCCGGGCCGCCTGGACGGCCCGGTCCACGTCCTCCGGGCCCGAGGCGGGGACTTCGGCCACCACCTCGCCGGTGGCGGGGTTGATGCTGGCGAAGGTCTCGCCGCCCGAGGCGTCGACCCACTGGCCGCCGATCAGGTTGCGCAAGCGCTCCAACGGAATCCCTCCCTAGAGGTCGTCTCGGCCGACCCGCAGGAAGGGATTTCGCCGCGCCGTGCGGCGCGCCTCCCGCGCGACCCCGGCCCCGGCTCGCCGCCGCCGGGTTCCGCCGACGCCGGCGCGCCCGGCTCTAGAGCGCGACCCCCAGCATGCCGCCGGCCGCCCCGAGCCCCATCCCCAGGACCAACTCGCGCAGGAGCGGGAGGCGGGCGACGCCCCCGCCGGCCAGGGTGTCCACCAGCACGGCCAGCAGCACGTAGACCGCGCCCGCCAGGCCGCCGTGCAGCCAGCCCAGCCGGTCGGCGGCGCGGCCGGCCGCCAGACCGCCCGCCAGCGGCGCCAGCAGGCCGGCGTAGAAGCCGCCCCGCGCCAGCCAGGGATCGCTCAACCGGCTGAAGTGCCCCACCAGCGTCAGCGCCACGGCCAGCACCGCGGCCGCCACGAGGGAGACCGCCAGCCCCGTCGCCAGCGCCGCCGCCGAGAAGGCCGCCCCGGCCGTCTCCCGACTCGTCCGCACGCCCTCTCCCCTCCTGCTCCTATGTGCGGAGGGGGTCGTCCCATGCCAGGGGCCGGTCCGCTGCATGCGGACCGGCCCCGTTCGGAGCGGGCCCCCGGGTGGCCCGTCATCGGCATCCCCCGCGCCGCCGCCGCGAACCGCGGGGGCGCCTATTCGGGCCGGCCGAGCCTCTTCTCGGCGAAGCGGATCATCCGCCGCACCATCTGCCCGCCGATCCGTCCCACCTCGCGGGTGGTCATGCCACCCCACCCACGCCGGCGGATGTCGTCGCGCAGACCCAGCTCGCCGGCCACCTCGTACTTCAGCTGGTCGAGCTCCCGCTCGGCCCGAGGGTTCTCGACGCGACGGCCACCGTGCCTCGCCATCTGCAACCCCCCGTGTCGGCGCGCGCCGCCGACACCTATACCCTGCGCCGCCGCGCCGCCCGCTACTCGCGTCAGATCCCGGCGGCGGAGCCGGCCCTAGGCGTCCCTGGCTCGCCCAGCCACTCGGCCACGCGCTCGACCACCTCGCCGGCCGGCGCCACGAGCAGAGAGGGACCGGGCAGCGAGTCGAGGAAAATTTTCCCATAACTCCGGCGCGGATCGACCAGGCGGCTGTCCAGCACCACCACCGCGCCCCGGTCGCCGGCGCGCCGAATGAGGCGGCCGAAGCCCTGCTTGAAGCGGATGACGGCGTCGGGCACCGCCACCCCCAGGAAGCCGTTCCCCCCCGCGCGGTCCATCAGCTCGCTCCGCGCCGCCAGCAGCGGCGAGGTGGGCGGGGCGAAGGGCAGCTTGACCATCACCACGCAGCTGAGCGCATCGCCGGGCACGTCGACGCCCTCCCAGAAGCTGCTCGAGCCCAGCACCACGCTGCCCTGGTCGGCGCGGAGAGCCTCCGCCAGCCGGCTGCGGCTGCCGTCCAGCCCCTGTGCCAGCAGCTCCAGCCCCTCCGCCTCCAGGCGCGGCTTGAGCAGGAAGTAGACCGAGCGGAGCATCCGGTGGGAGGTGAAGAGGACCAGAGCGCGCCCGCCGGTGCGGGGCAGGAGCGCGGCCAGAAAGTCGGCCACCGCCGCCGAGGCGGCCGGCTCACGGCCCAGGTCGGGCAGGTCGGAGGGGACGGCCAGCAGCGCCTGCTCGCGGTAGCGGAAGGGCGACTCCACCACCAGCCGCTCCAGGCGATCGTCCTCCTCGAGCCCGAGCTGTCCCAGGAGGGGTGAAAAGTCGCCGGCGACGGTCAGCGTGGCTGAGGTGAGGACGGCGGCCTCCAGGTCCTGCCAGAGGCGCTCGCGCAGGAGCGCGCCCGGCTCCACCGGCGCCGCCGCCAGGAGCGGGCTGACCGCCAGGCGGCCGTCGCGGCGGCGGGCCAGCGGCTCCAGCCAGACCACCGTCGACGAGGGGTCGGCGGCGAGGATGCTCTCCATCGCCTCCAGCTCGCGCGCCGTCTCCGCCCGCGCCGCCTCCAGCTCCAGGCGCAGCTCGGCGCGCAGCTCGCGCCCCGCCGGGAGCCGCTGGGCCAGCCGCTCCAGCTCGGCCGCCAGCCGCCCGAGCCGGTCGCGCCAGGTGGCTCCCAGCTCGGCCAGCCTGCCCTGCCGGCCGAGCCCGCCGGGAAGCCGCTCCGCCCCCGCCGGCACCGTCTCCCCGCCCGCACCGGCGGTCGCCCGCCAGCGCGCCCCCAGGGCCTGCCAGAAGTCGCGCCCCGCCTGGCGCGACTCCTGGGCGGCCAGGCGGGCGCGCTCCAGCGCCGCGGCCAGCTCGGCGCCGAAGGCGGGCGCCGCCGCCAGGGGCGCCAGGGCGCCCAGGAGCCCGCGGCGCGGCGAGAGGAGCCGCTCGGCGTTCTCCTCGGCCTCCTCGGCCGAGAGCCGGACGCCGAAGTGGTGGGCGGCCTGCTCGGCCAGGTGGTGGGCCTCGTCCAGGACGGCGTGGGCGAAGGGCGGCAGGACCTGTTCGCCGGCGGCGTAGTGGGCGAGGAGCAGCGAGTGGTTGACCACCAGGAGGTCGGCCCGCTCCGCCTCGCGTCGCGCCCGCAGCCAGAAGCAGCGCTCCGCCCAGCGGCAGTCGGCGCCCAGGCAGGCCTGGGCGTCCACCGCCAGCCGCGCCCAGAGCCGCTCCTCCTCGCCGAAGAGCGGCGCCTCGCTGCGGTCGCCGCGGCGGGTGCGGGCGAGCCAGCTGCTCAGGCGCGCCAGAGCGGGCCGCTCGGCTTCCTCCACCGAGGCGGGGTCGGAGGCGAGCCGCTCCCAGCGCAGGAGGCAGAGGTACTGGCTGCGTCCCTTGAGCAGGGCGGCGCGGAAGGGGACGGGCAGGTGGCGGGCCAGCCAGGGCAGCTCCTTCTCCCAGAGCTGCTCCTGGAGGTTGACGGTATGGGTGGCCACCACCACCCGGCGCCGCTCCCGGCTGGCGAAGAGGAGGGCGGGCACCAGGTAGGCCAGCGACTTGCCCGTGCCCGTCCCCGCCTCCACCACCAGGTGGAGGCCCCGGCGGAGCGCCCGCTCCACCGCCGCCGCCATGCGCGCCTGGCCGGGACGCGCCTCGAAGCCCTCCAGGCGGCCGAGGAGCCCGTCGGGAGCGAAGAGCTCGGCCGCCCCGGACGGCGGCCGCCCGCCGTCGCCGCGGCCGACGAGGACGAAGGCCTCTCCGCCCGCCGCCTCCCTCTCCTCCCCGTCCGCCTCCGGGGCGAGGAGAAGGCGCGGCCG from Bacillota bacterium encodes the following:
- a CDS encoding 2-oxoacid:acceptor oxidoreductase family protein; the protein is MEQTLIVAGFGGQGVLSLGMIIARAGMSEGYEVSWLPSYGPEQRGGTANCHVILSDEPVACPLISRPRTLIAFNLPSLAKFAQRVQPGGEILLESGLEEAVGRSDVRLYPIPALQEANRLGETRAANMVMLGAWLELHPVLGQAAVEDALGRVISKRHHDLLPLDLEAIRAGGRLLAAVRA
- a CDS encoding acyl-CoA thioesterase, with translation MTPAEPAAGATDEPSWQPDRPRPPEASRAQLVLMVEPSDANALGMMHGGRLLYLMDEVGGICAMRHAHRQVVTVSMDEVVFHQPLPVGQAVVLEARLNWVGRTSMEVEVTVWAEDLLTGRRLLTTTAFLTYVALDAARRPTPVPPLELLSDEDRRRFAAGAARHEARLARRAASSGR
- a CDS encoding RluA family pseudouridine synthase, with translation MALSRRRGCPPYPLESIPGGAVAVTVAAEWEGATLQTFWRSGLGLSLRLFRAFKRGGSVLRQGGEGEWERLRGPDRLRAGDRLRLLPPEEESRVRPEPLPLRVVWEDAHLLLVAKPPGQVVHPTHGVAGGTLANAVAHHLARTGEKAGVHPVHRLDRPTSGLVLFARSRLAHDRLSACGLHRFYLALVERPEGRGALPRRVEAPLAREPGRARRLVAAGGRPARTRLRPLAATERWALLLVRPETGRTHQIRAHLAWSGFPVLGDALYGARIAGPDEPAGAVALHAWQLAFRHPVDGRPLRFRLAPPDGWRPWLELLGNTGRRLLHDPR
- a CDS encoding arginine deiminase gives rise to the protein MQTEAGNESRRASLAVRSEIGRLERVMVHRPGEEIENLTPERLHALLFEDIPYLPGMQREHDAFVQVLRRHGVEVLYLEEQLEEVLAEEEVRRSFIARFLEESGYPPDDPWRDEGRLLADHLATLAPAELVSAAVAGLRRSRLPAPARRRLADLVEPPTPFVLEPMPNLYFMRDPAAVVGHGVLVNRMASEARRRESLLLEYVVRHHPLFARGDPPRWYARDLPYPVEGGDILVLSPECVAVGMGERTGARAVERVAADFFEAGVASRVLAVELPRHRAFMHLDTVLTMVAPRQFAVHQVVVERGLRVYTLLPGRDGRPEVAGVEGVRRALEWVVGGEVDLIPTGGDDPVASAREQWNDGANTLALEPGHIVAYERNEVSNRELERHGIRVETIPGGELSRGRGGPRCMTMPLRRAEPEG
- a CDS encoding cupredoxin domain-containing protein — encoded protein: MRRPARTSPGRAGRALRPALLAALLLLGSACSSLPVEQRTVVTARPYYYDPATIRVRAGTPVRIDIRAYDRRAYGFVVDGLGLRARVPAGGRSEVRFTPERPGTYTIRNDVDCGAPCRSMRALLIVEPKQGGGGGRTAGAPPAGRSGALR
- a CDS encoding aldehyde dehydrogenase family protein → MERLRNLIGGQWVDASGGETFASINPATGEVVAEVPASGPEDVDRAVQAAREAYRSWRLYPAPRRAEILFRAAQLMVERKEELARAMTRDMGKVLTESRGEVQEGIDMTFYMAGEGRRLTGEVVPSESPDKFAMAQRDPIGVVAAITPWNFPFSIATWKLMPALVAGNTAVFKPASDAPLLGYLLARILEEAGLPPGVLNVVFGSGEAVGDALLRHPGVDLISFTGSNAVGRQVARIAAEQMKRYHLELGGKNAITVLDDADLDLAVQGILWSAYGTTGQRCTAGSRVIVQRGIHDALVERLKEGARRLRLGDGLDPETEVGPLINRRALEKVERYVRIGQEEGAVLVAGGHPVTTGELAKGFFYEPTLFDQVGPRFRIAQEEIFGPVLSIIPVDSLEEAVEVNNGVEYGLSSSIYTRDVNKAFKAMRDLVTGIVYVNAGTIGAEIQLPFGGTRGTGNGHREAGRAALEVYTEWKAVYVDYSGRLQRAQIDR
- a CDS encoding TIGR04086 family membrane protein; this encodes MRTSRETAGAAFSAAALATGLAVSLVAAAVLAVALTLVGHFSRLSDPWLARGGFYAGLLAPLAGGLAAGRAADRLGWLHGGLAGAVYVLLAVLVDTLAGGGVARLPLLRELVLGMGLGAAGGMLGVAL
- a CDS encoding alpha/beta-type small acid-soluble spore protein is translated as MARHGGRRVENPRAERELDQLKYEVAGELGLRDDIRRRGWGGMTTREVGRIGGQMVRRMIRFAEKRLGRPE
- a CDS encoding ribonuclease H-like domain-containing protein, which encodes MAGSKRFVAFDTETSGLDPARDRILQLGAVRWEDGAVAARFDRLLRFEGELPLAVVRLTGLRPEALRRAPPAAEALRDFAAFAGDDPLVAHNAAFDLAFLDRALHQEGLPPLTNRCYDTLELVRLLDPLLPGYQLAQLARSYGLGLERAHDAAADAEATARLFARLLERLEELAPELRETLLAWLLPTASPLVDLLAGEAAPPGPAAPPPRPRLLLAPEADGEEREAAGGEAFVLVGRGDGGRPPSGAAELFAPDGLLGRLEGFEARPGQARMAAAVERALRRGLHLVVEAGTGTGKSLAYLVPALLFASRERRRVVVATHTVNLQEQLWEKELPWLARHLPVPFRAALLKGRSQYLCLLRWERLASDPASVEEAERPALARLSSWLARTRRGDRSEAPLFGEEERLWARLAVDAQACLGADCRWAERCFWLRARREAERADLLVVNHSLLLAHYAAGEQVLPPFAHAVLDEAHHLAEQAAHHFGVRLSAEEAEENAERLLSPRRGLLGALAPLAAAPAFGAELAAALERARLAAQESRQAGRDFWQALGARWRATAGAGGETVPAGAERLPGGLGRQGRLAELGATWRDRLGRLAAELERLAQRLPAGRELRAELRLELEAARAETARELEAMESILAADPSSTVVWLEPLARRRDGRLAVSPLLAAAPVEPGALLRERLWQDLEAAVLTSATLTVAGDFSPLLGQLGLEEDDRLERLVVESPFRYREQALLAVPSDLPDLGREPAASAAVADFLAALLPRTGGRALVLFTSHRMLRSVYFLLKPRLEAEGLELLAQGLDGSRSRLAEALRADQGSVVLGSSSFWEGVDVPGDALSCVVMVKLPFAPPTSPLLAARSELMDRAGGNGFLGVAVPDAVIRFKQGFGRLIRRAGDRGAVVVLDSRLVDPRRSYGKIFLDSLPGPSLLVAPAGEVVERVAEWLGEPGTPRAGSAAGI